The nucleotide sequence AGTTCAATTAAGTACAGGTTCACTTCCTCTTGGAGCAATAGTTGCTCTTGGATTAATGGCAGCATTTAGAGTTATTAAATGGGATGGAATTGATGAATTATTAAATGGTGGAGTTTTAATAATGGGAGCAATTGCCTTTGTAATGTTAGTTGCAGCAGGATATGGAAATGTAATTAGAGAAACTAATGCAATTCCAGCTTTAGTTGAAAGTGTAGTTGCTGTAATAGGAACTAGTAAGGTTGCAGGTGCTTTCATAATGTTACTTGTTGGATTATTTGTAACAATGGGAATAGGAAGTTCTTTTGGAACAATTCCAATTCTAGCAGTTATTTATTGTCCACTAGCTTTAAAATTAGGATTCTCTCCAGCTTCAATTATTATATTAATAGCAACAGCAGGAGCTTTAGGAGATGCAGGATCTCCAGCATCAGATTCAACTTTAGGACCAACTTCAGGATTAAATGTAGATGGACAACATCAACATATTTGGGATACTTGTGTACCAACATTCTTACACTTTAATATCCCACTATTTATAGCAGGAATGATAGGAGCATTAATTTTTTAAATAATATAAATTTAAGGAGGATAAGTTTATGAAATTAGTAATAGGGGAAAGAAAATTAACACTAGAGGATCTTATTAATGTAACAAGAAAAGGATATACAGTAGAATTGTCAGATGAAGCTTACGCAAAAATAGCTAAAGCAAGAGCTTTAGTAGATAGATATGTTGAAGAAAAAAGAGTATCTTATGGAATTACTACAGGGTTTGGAAAATTTTCTGATACAATTGTATCAAAGGAAGAAACAGGACAATTACAAAAGAATTTAATAATGAGTCACTCATGTGGAGTTGGAAACCCATTATCAATTGATATGGCCCGTGGAATTATGTTACTAAGAGTAGTAAACTTATCTAAAGGATATTCAGGAGCAAGAAAAATAACAGTGGACACATTGGTGGAAATGTTAAATAAAGGTGTAACACCTTATATTCCAGAAAAAGGTTCCCTTGGAGCGTCAGGAGATTTGGCTCCTCTAGCACATATGGTTCTAGTAATGCTTGGAATGGGAAAAGCATATTACAATGGTGAATTAATGGAAGGTAAAAAGGCTATGGAAATGGCAGGAGTTGCAATTCTTCCAGAACTTTCTTCAAAGGAAGGATTAGCATTGATAAATGGTACTCAAGTAATGACTTCAGTTGGAGCTCACGTAGCTTATGATGCAATAAACTTAATGAAACATTTAGATTTAGCAGGTTCACTAACAATGGAAGCATTGAATGGAATAACTTGTGCTTATGATCCTAGAATACATGAAGTAAGAGGACATGCAGGACAAATAAGAACAGCTGCAAACTTTAGAGAAATATTAAAAGGAAGTAAAAATACTACAAAACAAGGTGAATTAAGAGTTCAAGATCCATATACATTAAGATGTATTCCTCAAATTCATGGAGCAAGTAAAGATACATTAGAATATGTTAGAGAAAAAATTGAAACAGAAATGGACGCAGTAACAGATAATCCAATTATTTTCTGTGATACAGATGATGTTATATCTGGTGGAAACTTCCATGGTCAACCAATGGCTCTTCCATTTGATTTCCTAGGAATAGCAATATCAGAAATGGCAAATGTAGCTGAAAGAAGACTTGAAAGATTAGTAAATCCTAATTTAAACTATGGTTTACCTGCTTTCTTAGTTGAAAAAGGTGGAGTAAATTCAGGATTTATGATAGTTCAATATGCAGCAGCAGCTTTAGTATCAGAAAATAAAGTATTAGCTCATCCAGCATCTGTTGATTCAATTCCATCTTCAGCTAACCAAGAAGATCATGTTTCAATGGGAACAATAGCAGCAAGAAAAGCTGGAGAAATTTTAGGAAATGCAAGAAAAGTTATTTCAATGGAAATATTAAGTGCTTGCCAAGGAATTGATTTAAGAAAAGCAGAATCTGGACTTGGAGCAGGAACAAAAGAAGCTTATAAACTTGTAAGAGAAAGAGTTGCTCATTATGATACAGATAGAGTAATGCATATAGATATAGATGCAGTTGAAGAATTAATAAAAGAAAATAAAATAGTTGAAACAGTTGAAAAAGAAATTGGAGAATTAAAAATATAAAAGGGGGAGAAATAATATGATAAACCAAGAAATTTTTAAAACTATGACAATTAAATTAGAGGCAAAAGATATTCCAGATTATATTCCTAAGATGGATCCACAATATAGAAGAGCACCAAAAAGAGTTGTACATTTAGAAAAAGATGAAATAGAATTAGCACTTAAAAATGCTTTAAGATATATTCCAGAAGAATATCATGAAAAATTAGCTCCTGAATTTTTAGATGAGTTAATGGAACACGGAAGAATTTATGGATATAGATTTAGACCAGAAGGAAGAATATATGGTAAACCTATTGATGAATATAATGGAAAATGTGTTGAAGGAAAAGCAATACAAGTTATGATAGAAAATAACTTAGATTTTGAAATAGCATTATATCCTTATGAGTTAGTAACTTATGGTGAAACTGGACAAGTTTGTCAAAACTGGATGCAGTATAGATTAATAAAAAAATATTTAGAAAATTTAACTCAAGATCAAACTTTAGTAGTAGCTTCAGGGCATCCAACAGGACTATTTAGATCAAAACCAACAGCACCAAGATGTGTTATGACAAATGCTCTTATGGTTGGAGAATTTGATGACTACAATAACTGGGCTAGAGCAGCTGCAATAGGAGTTGCAAACTATGGTCAAATGACAGCTGGAGGTTGGATGTATATTGGACCTCAAGGAATAGTTCACGGAACATATTCAACAATATTAAATGCTGCAAGACTTTTCTGTGGAGTACCAAAAGATGGAGATTTAGCAGGTAAATTATTTGTTACTTCAGGACTTGGAGGAATGAGCGGAGCTCAAGGAAAAGCTACTGTAATTGCAAAGGGTGTTGGAATCATAGCTGAAGTTGATAGATCAAGAATCCAAACTAGATTAGATCAAGGTTGGGTTGATGAAATAGCAGAAAGTCCTGAGGATGCATTTAAAATTGCAAAGGAAAAACAAGAATCAAGAACTCCATATGCAATAGCTTTCCATGGAAATATAGTTGATTTATTAGAATATGCAGATAAAAATAATGTTCATATAGATTTATTGTCAGATCAAACTTCTTGTCACGCTGTTTATGATGGAGGATATTGTCCAGTTGGAATGACTTTTGAAGAAAGAACAATGTTACTTGGAGAAGATAGAGAAAGATTTAATGAATTAGTAAATGAAACTTTGAAAAAACATTATGCAGTTATTAAAAATTTAACTAGTAAAGGAGTATATTTCTTTGACTATGGAAATAGTTTCCTAAAAGCTTTATATGATGTTGGAATAAAAGAAATTTCTAAAAATGGTAGAGATGATAAGGGTGGATTTATATATCCTTCGTATGTTGAAGATATATTAGGACCTGAATTATTTGACTATGGTTACGGACCATTTAGATGGGTATGTTTATCTGGTAAAAAAGAAGATCTATTAAAAACAGATAAGGCAGCTCTTGATTTAGTTGATCCAAACAGAAGATATCAAGATAGAGATAACTATATTTGGATACATGATGCAGATAAAAATGGACTAGTAGTTGGAACTCAAGCAAGAATATTCTATCAAGATGCTATGAGTAGAACTAAAATAGCTCTTTCATTTAACAAAATGGTAAGAGACGGAGAAATTGGACCAGTTATGTTAGGTAGAGATCATCATGATGTATCAG is from Fusobacterium sp. JB019 and encodes:
- the hutH gene encoding histidine ammonia-lyase translates to MKLVIGERKLTLEDLINVTRKGYTVELSDEAYAKIAKARALVDRYVEEKRVSYGITTGFGKFSDTIVSKEETGQLQKNLIMSHSCGVGNPLSIDMARGIMLLRVVNLSKGYSGARKITVDTLVEMLNKGVTPYIPEKGSLGASGDLAPLAHMVLVMLGMGKAYYNGELMEGKKAMEMAGVAILPELSSKEGLALINGTQVMTSVGAHVAYDAINLMKHLDLAGSLTMEALNGITCAYDPRIHEVRGHAGQIRTAANFREILKGSKNTTKQGELRVQDPYTLRCIPQIHGASKDTLEYVREKIETEMDAVTDNPIIFCDTDDVISGGNFHGQPMALPFDFLGIAISEMANVAERRLERLVNPNLNYGLPAFLVEKGGVNSGFMIVQYAAAALVSENKVLAHPASVDSIPSSANQEDHVSMGTIAARKAGEILGNARKVISMEILSACQGIDLRKAESGLGAGTKEAYKLVRERVAHYDTDRVMHIDIDAVEELIKENKIVETVEKEIGELKI
- a CDS encoding urocanate hydratase, with translation MINQEIFKTMTIKLEAKDIPDYIPKMDPQYRRAPKRVVHLEKDEIELALKNALRYIPEEYHEKLAPEFLDELMEHGRIYGYRFRPEGRIYGKPIDEYNGKCVEGKAIQVMIENNLDFEIALYPYELVTYGETGQVCQNWMQYRLIKKYLENLTQDQTLVVASGHPTGLFRSKPTAPRCVMTNALMVGEFDDYNNWARAAAIGVANYGQMTAGGWMYIGPQGIVHGTYSTILNAARLFCGVPKDGDLAGKLFVTSGLGGMSGAQGKATVIAKGVGIIAEVDRSRIQTRLDQGWVDEIAESPEDAFKIAKEKQESRTPYAIAFHGNIVDLLEYADKNNVHIDLLSDQTSCHAVYDGGYCPVGMTFEERTMLLGEDRERFNELVNETLKKHYAVIKNLTSKGVYFFDYGNSFLKALYDVGIKEISKNGRDDKGGFIYPSYVEDILGPELFDYGYGPFRWVCLSGKKEDLLKTDKAALDLVDPNRRYQDRDNYIWIHDADKNGLVVGTQARIFYQDAMSRTKIALSFNKMVRDGEIGPVMLGRDHHDVSGTDSPFRETSNIKDGSNIMADMATQCFAGNAARGMSMIALHNGGGVGIGKSINGGFGMVLDGSHRVDEILMQAMPWDVMGGVARRAWARNIHSIETAIEYNKDNRGTDHITLPYIANEELIKKLVDEKIK